The Dehalococcoidia bacterium genome includes the window GGATCACTATCAAAGCCAACAATAAAGCCTCCCATTACCTGCATGCCGTGATTCTGAATCTTCTTTACTGCAGCAGCCATATCCCGGCTCTTGTTCTGGAACTTATTGCACTCAGCAAGGCTCTCCTCAACAGGTGTTTCCAGCCCCACAAAGACCTTATTGAATCCTGCTGCCACCATAAGGTCCATCAGATGATCATCATCAGCCAGATTCAGAGAGGCTTCGGTGAGAAGCGTGAATGGATAATCCGTTTTCTTTTGCCACCGGATGATCTTGGGCAACAGTTTTCTGACCTTGGTTTTGTTGCCGATGAAATTGTCATCAACGATAAAAACAGCACCGCGAAATCCGGTCCTATAGAGAGCGGTGAATTCCCGTAAGACTTGGCTTGGCTTCTTGGTCCGCGGATTACGGCCATTCATCACAGTGATATCGCAAAACTCGCAGTCATACGGACAACCACGCGAATATTGAACCGGCATGGAAACGTAGAGATTAAGATCGATCAACTCCCATAACGGCACGGGGGTGCGGGTGATATCCGGACGCTCATCGGAGAAATAAAGGGGTTTGGCGCATCCGTTCTGAAAATCCTCAAGGAACTGAGGCAGAACGGCCTCAGCCTCTCCCAACACAAAGTGATCAACCCCTTCGAATTCTTCATGCCCTGTGGTGAAGACAGGTCCTCCGGCAACCACTTTAACGCCAAGTCTGTTACAGCGTTTGATCACCTGCTTGGCAGATTCCTTCTGCGTAATCATGGCGCTGATGAAGACGCAATCTGCCCATTCAATATCATTATCCTTAAGGGGCATGACATTCATGTCAATCAGCTTCTTCTCCCATTCCCTGGGGAGCATGGCGGCAACGGTCAGCAGCCCCAGTGGCGGAAAAGCGGCCTTCTTGGATAGAAACTTCAAGACATGCTTAAAGCTCCAGAAAGTGGCCGGGTACTTCGGATAAATGAAGAGGATATTCATCGAATAATCGGAGCGCGATCAGATAACGACTTTCCAGCTGCTCTTATATTAGTATTTTACGCAGGTTCGTCAGGCAAAAGCAAGGAAACCATGTGAAAGTAAATAATTATTGAT containing:
- a CDS encoding DUF4070 domain-containing protein; its protein translation is MNILFIYPKYPATFWSFKHVLKFLSKKAAFPPLGLLTVAAMLPREWEKKLIDMNVMPLKDNDIEWADCVFISAMITQKESAKQVIKRCNRLGVKVVAGGPVFTTGHEEFEGVDHFVLGEAEAVLPQFLEDFQNGCAKPLYFSDERPDITRTPVPLWELIDLNLYVSMPVQYSRGCPYDCEFCDITVMNGRNPRTKKPSQVLREFTALYRTGFRGAVFIVDDNFIGNKTKVRKLLPKIIRWQKKTDYPFTLLTEASLNLADDDHLMDLMVAAGFNKVFVGLETPVEESLAECNKFQNKSRDMAAAVKKIQNHGMQVMGGFIVGFDSDPPAIFERQITFIQKIGVVTAMVGVLSALPKTRLHNRLKAEGRLVKVSSGNNMDGSLNFVPKMDSEVLMNGYQNIIETIYAPKEYYERIGTFLDEYKPAKRKRKLPTSADAKAFIQSVWYLGIVGKSKFYYWKFMTKVVFKYRQSFREAVELSIYGLHFRKITRDMQRQSRQP